The genomic window GGGAGCGCCTCGACTCCGCGACCGTGACCAGCGCCTTGCGCATGCGCTGGTAGGTGGCGTCGGAGCCGAGCAGGTCGATCTGGCAGTGGCCGCGGATCTCCTCCTCGGGGGCGGGGCGGCTCATCGCCACGGTCACGCGGTACTCGTCGACCTTGTACAGCGTCCCTTCCACGGACTCGAACTCGTTCTTGGGCGCCAAAGTCAGCAGCACGTTGTCGCCGGCGTTCATCGCGTGGAACGGCGCGAGCTCTTCCCCCTTCGGCGCGCGCGACAGGGTGACCATCGTCAGGCCGCCCATCCCGCCCTCGACGCCGTCGACGACCAGGCCGGTGACCGTCTTGCCCCGCGCCTCGCGCTGGGAGACCGGAAACTTGCGCAGCTCGCGCAGGTTCTCCGCCTTCTCGGCCTCGCGTTCGAGGTCGATCAGCGCCTGGAGCCTGTCGAAGTGTTCCTTGCCGGCCATGGGGGACCAAGAGTCTAGCAATTAGCGGCGCAGGCGGAACTTTTCGGGCCCCTCGATCGTAAGAGAGCAGGCGCCCGCGACCTTGCAATGCGGGGCCGGGGGGTCTACACTATGTCCATGAAGCTCAAGATCGTCGTGGAGGCGGACGAGGACGGGGTTCTCGTCGCTCGCTGCCCGTCCCTGAAGGGCTGCTGGTCCCAGGGGAAGACGAAAGCCGAGGCCGTCGAAAACATCAAGGAGGCCATCCTCCTTTACCTCGACGCCGGCGAGAGGAGCTTCAAGCCCACCCCGAAGCAAAAGGTCCTCAGCGTCACCTTGTGAAGCCGCCCCTGGTTTCAGGGGCATCCTGTCCGACGCCGGGCTGCCCGTCGATGATTTCATCCGTCTTCTTTGATAACATGCCCCTCGTGGCGCTCCCCCAGATCCCGACTCTGCCGCCCCCCGTCCGCAAGTACCTGCGCCGGCCCAAGCCGGGGTCGGGGGACTTCTCCTGGGACGCTGACGAGTACGTGAACGGCAACAAGCTGGCGCTGTTCGTGCGCGGCAAGGACCTGTTCGAGGCGATGGGCGAGGCGATCGACGCCGCGAAGGAGTCGGTCAGCCTCGAGACCTACCGCTTCGGCGGCGACGACACCGGCCGGGCGTTCGCCGGGCTGCTCGCGCGCGCGGCCAAGCGCGGCGTGCGCGTGCGGCTGATCTACGACTCGGTCGGTTCCATCGAGCTCGCGCCCGAGACCGAGACCTCGATGCGCAACGCCGGGGTGCAGATCCTCGAGTACCATCCCGTCGCGCCCTGGCGCCCGCGCTGGGCGTGGAACAAGCGCGACCACCGGAAGATCCTCGTCTGCGACGGGCGGACCGGCTTCATCGGCGGGATGAACATCAGCGACGAGCACGCGCCGCTCGAGGAGGGCGGCCTGGACTGGCCCGACGCCCACGCGCGCGTGGAGGGCCCCGCCGCCCACGAGCTCGAGCGCCTGTTCCGCGCGGTGTGGCACAAGGAGACGGGGCGCTGGTTCGAGTCCCGCCCCGCGGACCCGTCCGCCGGGTCCGCGCCCGTGCGCGTCGTCGGCAACCACGAGATCCTCAAGCGCTTCGCGATCCGCGAGGCCTACGTCGACGCCCTGCGCGCCGCCCGCAGCGAGGTCTCGATCG from Elusimicrobiota bacterium includes these protein-coding regions:
- a CDS encoding type II toxin-antitoxin system HicB family antitoxin is translated as MKLKIVVEADEDGVLVARCPSLKGCWSQGKTKAEAVENIKEAILLYLDAGERSFKPTPKQKVLSVTL